The following proteins are co-located in the Neodiprion virginianus isolate iyNeoVirg1 chromosome 6, iyNeoVirg1.1, whole genome shotgun sequence genome:
- the LOC124307660 gene encoding ubiquitin carboxyl-terminal hydrolase 48-like isoform X1 has protein sequence MPPVKKIELDKMAWAWVENTPVDEMQSIHIKTAYRIGLKNCKTCKRNCTNNPQCLTGIGEEKYMKSQPAEIAPLESSLSELRDPTQYVGLKNLGATCYVNSLIQVWFHNEDMRRVIYKWKITEDPEESENLLTAKKNGQPYHPITAVGQLQYIFAMLQFGNKKSLDPTNLAIALSLDTRTQQDAQEFSKLLLCHIERKLQQNTVLTDTLQRLSQGKYSYVNCCTTCRTEYSTPTTFYELDLQLAATLKEALETYLMEEELTGANKYLCATCNDKKDARRFIRLDVLPETLNIQLLRFVFHRDSGQKRKLSSYIQFPEDLDMSEYLKSSPQTHFYNLVAVLSHKGASAHSGHYIANICNSNGEWYQFSDDKVEKMHNKRIEDGLNDAPKNVKRSRVPKGFLSSNTAYMLVYKRVNDTTKLNVSKKGRPKKVGSETSSLQETENFNHTNQLETPNDERKADSDSDMPNSEVIKSESISAEFSTESLTEKPQEPNANKEDEHSNETADCVKDRETDILKKSDVNQLTTNNTNSTQILKNSKIDYKTLNGAAHRAMSCGQRDFYEEMEFERWEVSDTVRELVKQENVKHELSLLAIQQEKQKDIEDQNDKRQLVIDFFNIILKNDGSGDFQWIPSDWLSKWLNSSASTSNGIMPIDNSVLLCPHHRLDPLRVNRAKYVPAIAADMLYAKYRGGPRLDDNSLCEVCVKHRCKMLRFKMALEKDQKEVTELMRNFKEQTESSYIVGADSLRSWRRLAMEKFTEVMENEKETSDNNENQGDRAGSPKENEESEVILSFNEDLLCEHNSLKTPDASRKLVPIEVWTILQKYFPNAQQYPITTSPCTTCVERMENAQKAKEDDKIKAKNQKDELPDFYYAKNRNEILKCEDPEKIYYAVEKGFVDSWRSFIRYAEIYARTPPPGIQNSVLLCEPHKGLLYHPSGVNEQFSIVNTEEWVKLTQHYQVDHAITLRRNSERQIISVPEPCAVCMLARVEQERLESLKYERATIYVKCVDDSEDGKTEDDTEISAKRPKIQCQRPSRTRRKIKGSHELKVSSEVTLKELKIMMMQICGAGPYDQHLMLGEHELTEHDQSLASLGIYPGALLTLKTDTPIDSEVDVEAAVINHQQPSPEKGFKGLRWIAARLGMLLSV, from the exons ATGCCTCCAGTTAAGAAAATTGAACTGGATAAAATGGCTTGGGCTTGGGTTGAAAATACACCCGTCGATGAGATGCAGTCGATACACATAAAAACAGCGTACAGAATCGGATTGAAGAACTGCAAGACATGCAA ACGAAACTGTACGAACAATCCACAGTGTTTGACTGGTATAGGAGAGGAAAAATACATGAAATCTCAACCAGCCGAGATTGCTCCCTTGGAAAGTTCGCTTTCTGAACTTCGTGATCCAACCCAGTATGtcggattgaaaaatttaggGGCTACGTGCTATGTCAATAGTTTAATACAAGTTTGGTTTCACAACGAGGACATGAG GAGGGTGATATATAAGTGGAAAATCACCGAAGATCCTGAAGAGAGCGAGAATTTACTAACAGCTAAAAAAAACGGACAGCCGTATCACCCTATTACAGCAGTTGGCCAACTTCAGTATATATTCGCAATGCTACAGTTTGGGAATAAAAAGTCATTGGATCCAACGAACCTAGCAATCGCCTTGTCTCTCGATACAAGAACGCAGCAGGATGCCCAAGAATTTTCCAAGCTTCTTCTCTGTCACATTGAGAGGAAACTACAGCAAAATACTGTACTCACTGATACGTTACAGAGACTGAGCCAAGGCAAATACAGTTACGTAAATTG CTGTACAACATGCAGGACAGAATATTCCACGCCCACTACGTTTTACGAACTTGATTTACAATTGGCCGCGACTTTGAAAGAAGCATTGGAGACCTATCTAATGGAGGAAGAATTGACTGGTGCTAATAAGTACCTCTGCGCTACATGCAACGATAAAAAGGATGCTAGAAGATTTATCAGACTTGACGTACTTCCAGAGACCCTAAACATTCAATTGTTACGTTTCGTGTTTCATCG AGATTCCGGCCAGAAGCGGAAATTAAGCTCGTACATTCAGTTTCCTGAGGACTTGGACATGTCCGAGTACTTGAAAAGTTCACCCCAAACACACTTCTACAATTTAGTTGCTGTCTTGAGCCACAAGGGCGCTTCGGCACATTCTGGTCATTACATAGCAAATATATGCAATTCAAACGGGGAATGGTATCAGTTCAGTGATGACAAGGTCGAAAAGATGCACAACAAACGCATCGAGGATGGTCTCAACG ATGCTCCTAAAAATGTGAAACGATCGCGTGTGCCGAAAGGATTCTTATCGTCAAATACGGCCTACATGTTGGTGTATAAAAGAGTGAATGATACGACTAAATTAAATGTGTCAAAGAAAGGTAGACCGAAAAAGGTTGGTTCTGAAACGAGCAGCTTGCAGGAAACGGAGAATTTCAACCATACTAATCAACTGGAAACTCCAAATGATGAGAGGAAGGCAGATAGTGATTCAGACATGCCGAATTCCGAAGTTATCAAATCAGAAAGTATATCAGCGGAATTTTCAACAGAGAGTTTAACAGAGAAGCCTCAAGAACCTAATGCGAATAAGGAAGATGAACATTCAAACGAAACTGCTGACTGCGTCAAGGATCGTGAAAcagatattttgaaaaagagTGATGTCAACCAGTTGACAACAAATAATACGAATTCCACACAGATTTtgaagaattcaaaaattgattacaaaACACTAAACGGTGCTGCTCATAGAGCTATGAGCTGTGGTCAAAGAGATTTTTATGAAGAG atggAATTTGAGAGGTGGGAAGTAAGCGATACTGTACGAGAGTTAGTCAAGCAAGAAAACGTTAAACATGAATTAAGCTTACTGGCGATTCAACAGGAAAAG caAAAGGACATAGAGGATCAAAACGACAAGAGACAACTagttatcgattttttcaatataattttaaagaaCGATGGATCTGGCGATTTCCAATGGATCCCTTCTGATTGGTTGTCGAAATGGCTTAACAGCTCGGCATCAACGTCAAATGGAATCATGCCAATAGATAATTCTGTCTTGCTTTGTCCGCATCATCGCTTGGATCCACTTCGCGTCAATCGTGCTAAATATGTACCGGCAATTGCGGCTGATATGTTGTACGCCAAATATCGTGGCGGTCCGCGTCTCGATGATAATTCGTTATGCGAAGTTTGTGTCAAACACCGATGTAAAATGTTGCGATTCAAAATGGCCCTAGAAAAGGATCAAAAAGAGGTGACAGAGCTAATGCGAAACTTCAAAGAACA GACAGAATCCAGCTACATCGTTGGTGCAGATTCATTGAGATCGTGGCGTCGGTTagcaatggaaaaatttaccgaGGTAATGGAAAACGAAAAGGAGACCTCGGATAACAACGAAAATCAAGGAGATCGGGCAGGCAGCCccaaagaaaatgaagaaagtgAAGTAATATTAAGTTTCAATGAAGATTTGCTATGTGAGCACAATTCCTTGAAGACGCCAGATGCCAGCAGAAAACTGGTACCCATTGAAGTTTGGACAATACTTCAGAAGTATTTTCCTAACGCTCAACAATATCCCATCACTACATCTCCTTGCACGACTTGCGTG GAACGAATGGAAAATGCGCAAAAAGCAAAGGAGGACGACAAAATAAaagcgaaaaatcaaaaagatGAATTACCAGATTTCTACTATGCAAAAAACAGAAACGAGATTCTCAAGTGCGAAGATCCCGAAAAGATATATTATGCCGTTGAAAAAGGATTTGTTGACAGTTGGAGATCCTTCATTCG CTACGCGGAAATCTACGCTCGAACGCCACCGCCGGGAATTCAAAACTCGGTACTACTCTGCGAACCGCACAAGGGACTCCTCTACCATCCCAGCGGCGTTAACGAACA ATTCAGCATCGTGAATACCGAGGAGTGGGTCAAACTGACGCAGCATTATCAGGTCGATCACGCCATCACCCTCAGGAGGAACAGCGAGCGCCAGATAATCTCGGTCCCCG AACCCTGTGCTGTCTGTATGCTGGCGAGGGTAGAACAGGAGCGGTTGGAGAGTTTGAAATACGAAAGGGCGACAATATACGTCAAGTGCGTCGACGATAGCGAGGACGGAAAAACGGAAGACGATACTGAG ATATCTGCCAAGAGGCCAAAGATTCAGTGCCAACGACCCTCGAGGACGCGGAGAAAAATCAAAGGTTCTCACGAATTGAAGGTTTCCTCGGAAGTAACGCTGAAGGAGTTGAAAATCATG ATGATGCAGATATGTGGAGCTGGTCCGTACGATCAACACCTGATGTTGGGTGAACACGAGCTAACGGAACATGACCAGAGTCTCGCATCCCTTGGAATTTATCCCGGCGCTCTTCTGACTTTGAAG
- the LOC124307660 gene encoding ubiquitin carboxyl-terminal hydrolase 48-like isoform X2: MPPVKKIELDKMAWAWVENTPVDEMQSIHIKTAYRIGLKNCKTCKRNCTNNPQCLTGIGEEKYMKSQPAEIAPLESSLSELRDPTQYVGLKNLGATCYVNSLIQVWFHNEDMRRVIYKWKITEDPEESENLLTAKKNGQPYHPITAVGQLQYIFAMLQFGNKKSLDPTNLAIALSLDTRTQQDAQEFSKLLLCHIERKLQQNTVLTDTLQRLSQGKYSYVNCCTTCRTEYSTPTTFYELDLQLAATLKEALETYLMEEELTGANKYLCATCNDKKDARRFIRLDVLPETLNIQLLRFVFHRDSGQKRKLSSYIQFPEDLDMSEYLKSSPQTHFYNLVAVLSHKGASAHSGHYIANICNSNGEWYQFSDDKVEKMHNKRIEDGLNDAPKNVKRSRVPKGFLSSNTAYMLVYKRVNDTTKLNVSKKGRPKKVGSETSSLQETENFNHTNQLETPNDERKADSDSDMPNSEVIKSESISAEFSTESLTEKPQEPNANKEDEHSNETADCVKDRETDILKKSDVNQLTTNNTNSTQILKNSKIDYKTLNGAAHRAMSCGQRDFYEEMEFERWEVSDTVRELVKQENVKHELSLLAIQQEKQKDIEDQNDKRQLVIDFFNIILKNDGSGDFQWIPSDWLSKWLNSSASTSNGIMPIDNSVLLCPHHRLDPLRVNRAKYVPAIAADMLYAKYRGGPRLDDNSLCEVCVKHRCKMLRFKMALEKDQKEVTELMRNFKEQTESSYIVGADSLRSWRRLAMEKFTEVMENEKETSDNNENQGDRAGSPKENEESEVILSFNEDLLCEHNSLKTPDASRKLVPIEVWTILQKYFPNAQQYPITTSPCTTCVERMENAQKAKEDDKIKAKNQKDELPDFYYAKNRNEILKCEDPEKIYYAVEKGFVDSWRSFIRYAEIYARTPPPGIQNSVLLCEPHKGLLYHPSGVNEQFSIVNTEEWVKLTQHYQVDHAITLRRNSERQIISVPEPCAVCMLARVEQERLESLKYERATIYVKCVDDSEDGKTEDDTEISAKRPKIQCQRPSRTRRKIKGSHELKVSSEVTLKELKIMMMQICGAGPYDQHLMLGEHELTEHDQSLASLGIYPGALLTLKTDTPIDSEVDVEAAVINHQQPSPEKGFKGTELIPS; encoded by the exons ATGCCTCCAGTTAAGAAAATTGAACTGGATAAAATGGCTTGGGCTTGGGTTGAAAATACACCCGTCGATGAGATGCAGTCGATACACATAAAAACAGCGTACAGAATCGGATTGAAGAACTGCAAGACATGCAA ACGAAACTGTACGAACAATCCACAGTGTTTGACTGGTATAGGAGAGGAAAAATACATGAAATCTCAACCAGCCGAGATTGCTCCCTTGGAAAGTTCGCTTTCTGAACTTCGTGATCCAACCCAGTATGtcggattgaaaaatttaggGGCTACGTGCTATGTCAATAGTTTAATACAAGTTTGGTTTCACAACGAGGACATGAG GAGGGTGATATATAAGTGGAAAATCACCGAAGATCCTGAAGAGAGCGAGAATTTACTAACAGCTAAAAAAAACGGACAGCCGTATCACCCTATTACAGCAGTTGGCCAACTTCAGTATATATTCGCAATGCTACAGTTTGGGAATAAAAAGTCATTGGATCCAACGAACCTAGCAATCGCCTTGTCTCTCGATACAAGAACGCAGCAGGATGCCCAAGAATTTTCCAAGCTTCTTCTCTGTCACATTGAGAGGAAACTACAGCAAAATACTGTACTCACTGATACGTTACAGAGACTGAGCCAAGGCAAATACAGTTACGTAAATTG CTGTACAACATGCAGGACAGAATATTCCACGCCCACTACGTTTTACGAACTTGATTTACAATTGGCCGCGACTTTGAAAGAAGCATTGGAGACCTATCTAATGGAGGAAGAATTGACTGGTGCTAATAAGTACCTCTGCGCTACATGCAACGATAAAAAGGATGCTAGAAGATTTATCAGACTTGACGTACTTCCAGAGACCCTAAACATTCAATTGTTACGTTTCGTGTTTCATCG AGATTCCGGCCAGAAGCGGAAATTAAGCTCGTACATTCAGTTTCCTGAGGACTTGGACATGTCCGAGTACTTGAAAAGTTCACCCCAAACACACTTCTACAATTTAGTTGCTGTCTTGAGCCACAAGGGCGCTTCGGCACATTCTGGTCATTACATAGCAAATATATGCAATTCAAACGGGGAATGGTATCAGTTCAGTGATGACAAGGTCGAAAAGATGCACAACAAACGCATCGAGGATGGTCTCAACG ATGCTCCTAAAAATGTGAAACGATCGCGTGTGCCGAAAGGATTCTTATCGTCAAATACGGCCTACATGTTGGTGTATAAAAGAGTGAATGATACGACTAAATTAAATGTGTCAAAGAAAGGTAGACCGAAAAAGGTTGGTTCTGAAACGAGCAGCTTGCAGGAAACGGAGAATTTCAACCATACTAATCAACTGGAAACTCCAAATGATGAGAGGAAGGCAGATAGTGATTCAGACATGCCGAATTCCGAAGTTATCAAATCAGAAAGTATATCAGCGGAATTTTCAACAGAGAGTTTAACAGAGAAGCCTCAAGAACCTAATGCGAATAAGGAAGATGAACATTCAAACGAAACTGCTGACTGCGTCAAGGATCGTGAAAcagatattttgaaaaagagTGATGTCAACCAGTTGACAACAAATAATACGAATTCCACACAGATTTtgaagaattcaaaaattgattacaaaACACTAAACGGTGCTGCTCATAGAGCTATGAGCTGTGGTCAAAGAGATTTTTATGAAGAG atggAATTTGAGAGGTGGGAAGTAAGCGATACTGTACGAGAGTTAGTCAAGCAAGAAAACGTTAAACATGAATTAAGCTTACTGGCGATTCAACAGGAAAAG caAAAGGACATAGAGGATCAAAACGACAAGAGACAACTagttatcgattttttcaatataattttaaagaaCGATGGATCTGGCGATTTCCAATGGATCCCTTCTGATTGGTTGTCGAAATGGCTTAACAGCTCGGCATCAACGTCAAATGGAATCATGCCAATAGATAATTCTGTCTTGCTTTGTCCGCATCATCGCTTGGATCCACTTCGCGTCAATCGTGCTAAATATGTACCGGCAATTGCGGCTGATATGTTGTACGCCAAATATCGTGGCGGTCCGCGTCTCGATGATAATTCGTTATGCGAAGTTTGTGTCAAACACCGATGTAAAATGTTGCGATTCAAAATGGCCCTAGAAAAGGATCAAAAAGAGGTGACAGAGCTAATGCGAAACTTCAAAGAACA GACAGAATCCAGCTACATCGTTGGTGCAGATTCATTGAGATCGTGGCGTCGGTTagcaatggaaaaatttaccgaGGTAATGGAAAACGAAAAGGAGACCTCGGATAACAACGAAAATCAAGGAGATCGGGCAGGCAGCCccaaagaaaatgaagaaagtgAAGTAATATTAAGTTTCAATGAAGATTTGCTATGTGAGCACAATTCCTTGAAGACGCCAGATGCCAGCAGAAAACTGGTACCCATTGAAGTTTGGACAATACTTCAGAAGTATTTTCCTAACGCTCAACAATATCCCATCACTACATCTCCTTGCACGACTTGCGTG GAACGAATGGAAAATGCGCAAAAAGCAAAGGAGGACGACAAAATAAaagcgaaaaatcaaaaagatGAATTACCAGATTTCTACTATGCAAAAAACAGAAACGAGATTCTCAAGTGCGAAGATCCCGAAAAGATATATTATGCCGTTGAAAAAGGATTTGTTGACAGTTGGAGATCCTTCATTCG CTACGCGGAAATCTACGCTCGAACGCCACCGCCGGGAATTCAAAACTCGGTACTACTCTGCGAACCGCACAAGGGACTCCTCTACCATCCCAGCGGCGTTAACGAACA ATTCAGCATCGTGAATACCGAGGAGTGGGTCAAACTGACGCAGCATTATCAGGTCGATCACGCCATCACCCTCAGGAGGAACAGCGAGCGCCAGATAATCTCGGTCCCCG AACCCTGTGCTGTCTGTATGCTGGCGAGGGTAGAACAGGAGCGGTTGGAGAGTTTGAAATACGAAAGGGCGACAATATACGTCAAGTGCGTCGACGATAGCGAGGACGGAAAAACGGAAGACGATACTGAG ATATCTGCCAAGAGGCCAAAGATTCAGTGCCAACGACCCTCGAGGACGCGGAGAAAAATCAAAGGTTCTCACGAATTGAAGGTTTCCTCGGAAGTAACGCTGAAGGAGTTGAAAATCATG ATGATGCAGATATGTGGAGCTGGTCCGTACGATCAACACCTGATGTTGGGTGAACACGAGCTAACGGAACATGACCAGAGTCTCGCATCCCTTGGAATTTATCCCGGCGCTCTTCTGACTTTGAAG
- the LOC124307665 gene encoding mitotic spindle assembly checkpoint protein MAD2B, whose amino-acid sequence MSTQQQIVGADILLEFLEVAFHNILYVRNLYPKEIFVRKQIYGIATQVSEHPELNTYLKEVLNSIRELIRHDENSVRKINVCFYNQDKTPVEQFVFDLGKLKADLAVQDPFFLKTEEALRTFCLKLSTSGSYLKRLPENATFSIQIHTHEAAHAALNENPRCENFPWIEAEEDMTEIKEQTLLPLKSINTEYLNLQMYALEKENKNEEKQ is encoded by the exons ATGTCAACGCAGCAACAAATAG tTGGTGCGGATATTTTATTAGAATTTCTAGAAGTAGCATTCCACAATATTCTGTATGTCAGGAATTTGTATcccaaagaaatttttgtacgGAAGCAAATATATGGAATAGCCACACAAGTTTCTGAGCATCCAGAATTGAACACTTACCTGAAAGAAGTACTTAATTCGATCAGAGAATTGATCAGGCATGATGAAAACAGCGTTAGAAAAATCAATGTCTGCTTTTACAATCAGGATAAAACACCTGTAGAGCAATTTGTCTTTGATCTCGGAAAATTAAAGGCTGATCTGGCGGT acaGGATCCATTCTTTTTAAAAACAGAAGAAGCTCTCAGAACTTTTTGCTTGAAGCTTTCAACATCCGGTTCATATTTGAAACGACTACCTGAAAATGCTACGTTTTCCATTCAAATCCATACCCATGAAGCGGCGCACGCTGCGCTAAATGAAAATCCaagatgtgaaaattttccctGGATCGAAGCTGAAGAAGATATGACCGAAATAAAAGAGCAGACTTTATTACCTCTGAAGTCAATCAATACCGAATATTTGAATCTACAAATGTATGcgttggaaaaagaaaataagaacgAAGAGAAGCAGTGA
- the LOC124307663 gene encoding alkaline phosphatase, tissue-nonspecific isozyme-like isoform X2 produces MSLETIAASRIYNAGEESYLAWEKFPHIAVTKTYDSDKQVPDSASTATAVFCGVKTNYKVTGVDSNVPLNDCEASLNEDYHVDSILAWAQAAGKDTGFVTTTRVTHATPSALYAHSASRKWECEANMPASAAKCKDIARQLVENKPGKDIKVIMGGGRQQLQSNSTGLQNDEVNTWSCYRQDGRKLIDEWAADKTARNFSNVVVQNNEELFSVDTENTDFLMGIFNNAHLSMDWNRDTGPKGQPSLENMTVAAIKILQKAEKGFVLAVEGGLIDYAHHRGHAAQALRETIRFSEAVSATLKLIDTTETLVIVTSDHGHAMTFNSGADRGQDVLGIAANSEYDNIPFTVLSYSTGGPNNMAYEVYNSTTAIRKDPSLENTTDFTYSQQAAIVTDEAQHSGTDTLVYAIGPYAHLLHATHEQNYIAHVAAYAAKIGEYYNNSSSNFQAYPFIFLTTLIPILLPRLHR; encoded by the exons ACTTACGACTCAGACAAGCAAGTCCCGGATTCCGCCTCTACCGCCACTGCAGTCTTTTGCGGTGTTAAAACGAACTACAAAGTCACCGGCGTCGATAGTAACGTACCGCTGAACGATTGCGAAGCGAGTCTCAACGAGGATTATCACGTCGATTCAATCCTGGCCTGGGCTCAAGCTGCTGGTAAAGACACAG GATTCGTCACGACAACGAGAGTTACTCACGCTACTCCGTCGGCACTCTATGCGCACTCGGCCAGCAGAAAATGGGAATGCGAAGCTAATATGCCGGCCAGCGCCGCTAAGTGTAAAGATATAGCGAGGCAACTCGTCGAGAATAAGCCGGGCAAGGATATAAAG GTTATTATGGGAGGTGGCAGACAACAGTTACAAAGTAATTCCACCGGTTTGCAAAATGACGAGGTAAATACTTGGAGTTGCTACAGGCAGGATGGGAGAAAATTAATAGACGAATGGGCCGCGGACAAGACTGCAAGAAATTTCTCGAATGTTGTTGTTCAGAACAACGAAGAATTGTTCAGTGTTGATACGGAAAATACTGACTTTCTTATGGGCATATTCAACAATGCTCACTTGAGCATGGATTGGAACAGAGACACCGGTCCCAAAGGACAGCCAAGCTTGGAAAACATGACGGTTGCAGctataaaaattcttcagaAAGCAGAGAAGGGATTCGTGCTTGCG GTCGAAGGGGGTTTAATTGATTATGCACACCATCGTGGACATGCTGCGCAAGCATTAAGAGAGACAATCAGATTTTCTGAGGCAGTAAGTGCTACCTTAAAACTTATTGACACCACTGAAACTTTGGTCATTGTCACGAGCGACCATGGTCACGCCATGACATTCAATTCAGGTGCCGACAGAGGACAAGACGTTCTTG GAATCGCCGCAAATTCAGAATACGACAACATTCCCTTTACGGTATTGAGCTACAGTACAGGGGGTCCAAACAACATGGCTTATGAAGTTTATAACAGCACCACGGCTATCAGGAAGGATCCTTCTTTGGAGAATACCACTGATTTCACTTACAGTCAACAAGCTGCTATAGTAACTGATGAGGCCCAACACAGCGGAACTGATACGCTTGTATACGCCATAG GGCCGTACGCCCATCTGCTGCACGCTACACACGAGCAAAATTACATAGCCCATGTCGCAGCTTATGCAGCAAAGATTGGTGAATACTACAATAATTCtagttcgaattttcaagcCTACCCTTTCATCTTCCTGACAACGTTGATACCCATTTTGCTACCAAGATTACATAGATAA